From the bacterium genome, one window contains:
- a CDS encoding cupredoxin domain-containing protein — protein MRNRMLLGVVLIVVGIVGLVCVGRAGWYGAGWGGRGSGWGWHHGPMMPGFGRHHMRGPWGWQGRGAWALPPVTGARTVEITATDFSFNPVEIQVKAGEVVNLSLVNKDDDSVHDITVPGLRVRLLAPPGQTVAGAIRAKRPGTYEFFCSIPGHRESGMVGRIVVTP, from the coding sequence ATGCGAAACCGAATGCTCTTGGGAGTTGTGCTGATCGTTGTTGGGATTGTCGGCCTGGTGTGCGTGGGCCGGGCAGGATGGTATGGGGCAGGATGGGGGGGCCGCGGCAGCGGATGGGGCTGGCATCACGGCCCGATGATGCCCGGTTTCGGGCGGCACCACATGCGCGGCCCTTGGGGCTGGCAGGGAAGGGGCGCATGGGCGCTCCCTCCGGTAACCGGCGCACGGACCGTTGAGATTACCGCCACCGATTTCTCCTTCAACCCGGTTGAGATACAGGTCAAGGCCGGTGAGGTTGTCAACCTAAGTCTGGTCAACAAGGATGACGATTCCGTGCACGACATCACGGTGCCGGGCCTGCGCGTTCGGCTCCTGGCGCCGCCCGGGCAGACGGTTGCAGGCGCTATCCGGGCCAAGCGACCGGGTACATATGAGTTCTTCTGCAGCATTCCCGGCCACCGCGAGTCCGGCATGGTCGGGCGGATCGTCGTGACGCCGTAG
- a CDS encoding SHOCT domain-containing protein, translated as MACCRHAGVIALVVIGVLLLLPVLGGIGMMGGWGMMGPGMMGGGWSGAPWADGRWAGGWGMPFLGMLFWLLILVGIVLVITSFVRRGGMGAQAGQDEAPIEILKRRLARGEVTREEYDAIKRELS; from the coding sequence ATGGCATGTTGTCGGCACGCTGGCGTAATCGCACTTGTGGTGATCGGTGTGCTCCTCCTGCTGCCGGTTCTCGGCGGCATCGGGATGATGGGCGGATGGGGCATGATGGGTCCCGGCATGATGGGCGGAGGATGGTCCGGAGCGCCGTGGGCCGATGGACGTTGGGCAGGAGGTTGGGGGATGCCGTTTCTTGGGATGCTCTTCTGGCTGCTGATACTCGTGGGGATCGTGCTCGTGATCACATCATTCGTGCGCCGCGGGGGAATGGGCGCGCAGGCAGGCCAGGATGAGGCGCCGATCGAGATCCTGAAGCGCCGCTTGGCCAGGGGCGAGGTCACGCGCGAGGAGTACGACGCGATCAAGAGAGAGCTTTCCTAG